Proteins encoded by one window of Pseudanabaenaceae cyanobacterium SKYG29:
- a CDS encoding RidA family protein, with translation MLEVVTTDRAPVPVGPYSQAIKVEGKFLFLSGQIPLDPATGKLVEGDIGTQTEQVMANIRAVLAAAGSSLEQIVKTTIFLVDMADFGQVNQVYGKYFSERPPARSCIQVAALPLGARIEIECIAMI, from the coding sequence ATGCTGGAAGTAGTGACAACCGATCGTGCGCCTGTACCTGTAGGTCCCTATAGTCAGGCAATCAAGGTCGAGGGGAAGTTTTTATTTTTGTCGGGACAGATTCCCCTTGATCCAGCCACAGGCAAGTTGGTAGAAGGGGATATAGGCACCCAAACAGAGCAGGTGATGGCAAATATTAGAGCAGTCCTGGCAGCGGCGGGGAGTAGTTTGGAGCAGATTGTCAAGACAACCATTTTTCTGGTGGATATGGCGGATTTTGGGCAGGTTAATCAGGTCTATGGCAAATATTTTAGCGAGCGTCCCCCTGCCCGTTCCTGCATTCAAGTTGCTGCTTTGCCTCTGGGGGCTAGAATTGAGATTGAGTGTATAGCGATGATCTGA
- a CDS encoding thermonuclease family protein → MLTDSVLTRRLVFLAGGLLLCGGTNIALDVLGKPKPQNQESWQAKRIISGQTIEAVPVGSNQRKRIRLIGISAPALDQDPWGLAARSRLEELVGGDPFLLEKDAEEIDDSNRLLGYIWADGRLVNLILVEEGYVLADVRPPNNRYQKLLENAQARARILGLGIWDPRNPLRLTPSEHFRLKQQGGKSLT, encoded by the coding sequence ATGTTGACAGATTCCGTACTAACTCGCCGTTTAGTCTTCCTAGCAGGGGGACTTCTTCTTTGTGGTGGTACCAATATAGCCCTCGATGTCTTGGGCAAACCCAAACCCCAAAACCAGGAATCCTGGCAGGCAAAACGGATAATCAGCGGGCAAACGATCGAGGCAGTGCCGGTCGGTTCTAATCAGAGAAAGCGCATCCGTTTAATTGGCATCAGTGCTCCTGCCCTTGATCAAGACCCCTGGGGTTTAGCGGCCCGCAGTCGTTTAGAAGAACTAGTGGGGGGTGACCCTTTCTTATTAGAAAAAGATGCAGAAGAGATAGATGACAGCAATCGTTTATTAGGTTACATTTGGGCAGATGGCAGATTGGTCAATCTCATCTTGGTAGAAGAGGGCTACGTATTAGCGGATGTCAGACCCCCCAACAATCGGTATCAAAAGTTACTGGAAAATGCCCAAGCTCGTGCCCGTATCCTAGGTCTAGGTATTTGGGACCCCCGCAATCCCCTGCGCCTCACTCCCAGCGAACATTTCCGCCTTAAACAACAGGGAGGGAAATCATTAACCTGA
- a CDS encoding CbiQ family ECF transporter T component, with product MDFLRSQAIGLYLEQPVTWLHKIDARVKILWVLSLLISPILANNYWRVGMVLLLILVTLSTGLPMRVWKQQMGILLLLAALTYTIAIFSGDALLLNPQPRRPTSEFITYVPNRGKSCPQPQPTNYCYTLFKVGRLQITRRSQDLAVRISTVIFTYTYAPTLFLLVTATEEITAAITFLAAPLRFLGVPVAELALTLTLALRFIPLVIEEVQNLARAVRTRSINWRKLGYRRSVETLIILIERFLRNLFDRSDQIAKAMILRGFTDAHHHQSNWIKLQLQWGDIMLIILAVVFWAIRLMISLPVV from the coding sequence TTGGATTTCCTGCGTTCCCAAGCGATCGGTTTATACCTAGAGCAACCTGTTACCTGGCTGCACAAAATTGATGCCCGAGTAAAGATTCTCTGGGTTTTGAGTTTATTAATTTCCCCGATTTTGGCAAATAATTACTGGCGGGTAGGGATGGTATTATTACTTATTCTCGTTACCCTATCTACAGGGCTACCAATGCGGGTATGGAAGCAACAGATGGGGATATTACTGTTACTAGCAGCTCTGACCTACACGATTGCTATTTTCTCGGGTGATGCCCTTTTGCTCAATCCCCAGCCCCGCCGTCCTACCTCCGAATTTATTACCTATGTCCCCAATCGAGGCAAAAGTTGTCCCCAACCCCAACCAACAAATTATTGTTATACTCTCTTTAAGGTAGGGCGTTTACAGATTACGCGGCGCTCCCAGGATTTGGCTGTGCGCATTAGCACGGTGATCTTTACTTATACCTATGCCCCAACGCTATTTCTGTTAGTGACTGCTACAGAAGAGATTACCGCGGCAATTACTTTTTTGGCTGCCCCTCTGCGATTTCTTGGTGTGCCTGTTGCTGAATTGGCTTTAACTTTAACCCTAGCTTTAAGGTTTATTCCCCTGGTAATTGAAGAGGTACAAAATCTGGCTCGGGCTGTGCGGACCCGTTCCATAAATTGGCGTAAGTTGGGCTACAGGCGATCGGTGGAAACTCTGATAATTTTAATAGAAAGATTTCTGCGCAATTTGTTTGACCGATCGGACCAGATTGCCAAGGCAATGATTTTACGGGGTTTTACTGATGCCCATCACCATCAATCTAACTGGATTAAGTTGCAATTGCAATGGGGGGATATTATGTTAATAATTTTAGCCGTTGTATTCTGGGCAATCAGGTTAATGATTTCCCTCCCTGTTGTTTAA
- the lysS gene encoding lysine--tRNA ligase — protein sequence MSRNEAEVRVAKAEELRQAHINPYPSQSVERTHTTQAVVEQFGDRLANGMVDPEGKVLKLCGRITAKRDSGNLVFIDLRDEFGRLQLKIEKKGVREDSVLSFAQIKKLLDEGDFISAEGVACRTNKGELSLQVERMSILAKAQIPFPDVYYGVNDVEVCRRHREMHLASNPAVLQRFKLRSQIIFQIRSFLTERGFAEIETPILQSIYGGAAARPFVTHHNALDVDLYLRIAPELYLKRAICGGFERVFELGRVFRNEGIDSTHNPEFTSLEVYQAYADYIDILTLVEDVIIHCAKTVYPDISQIPYQGKTIDLTPAYEYNGKKHWRILTMTEAVQKYVGIDFTNIDLAAALAAVKAKNIHLSQLEEQSLGYLLYAVFDKCVAPQLEQPTFVIDFPVEVSPLAKQHRSKEGFVERFELFIQGMEYANGFSELNDPQEQRRRFEQQLAQKYAGDEEAHPMDEDFIQALALGMPTCAGMGIGIDRLIMLLTDTASIRDVVMFPTMRPRQ from the coding sequence ATGTCCCGTAACGAAGCTGAAGTCCGCGTCGCCAAAGCCGAGGAACTGCGCCAAGCCCACATCAATCCCTACCCCAGTCAGTCTGTAGAGCGCACCCATACTACCCAAGCAGTAGTTGAGCAGTTTGGCGATCGGTTAGCAAATGGCATGGTTGACCCTGAAGGCAAGGTGCTTAAACTCTGCGGTCGCATCACGGCTAAACGGGACAGCGGTAATCTGGTCTTTATCGATTTGCGGGATGAATTTGGCAGACTGCAGTTGAAAATTGAGAAAAAAGGAGTTAGGGAAGACTCAGTTTTATCCTTTGCGCAAATCAAGAAACTATTGGATGAAGGGGATTTTATCAGTGCAGAGGGTGTTGCCTGCCGCACAAACAAGGGGGAACTCTCCCTCCAGGTGGAAAGAATGTCTATTCTGGCTAAGGCGCAAATTCCTTTTCCGGATGTCTATTACGGTGTTAACGATGTAGAGGTGTGTCGTCGTCACCGGGAAATGCACCTGGCTAGTAATCCCGCCGTATTGCAACGCTTCAAATTGCGTAGTCAAATCATCTTTCAAATCCGATCGTTTTTAACTGAGCGCGGTTTTGCTGAAATCGAAACTCCCATCTTACAATCTATTTATGGTGGGGCAGCGGCTCGTCCCTTTGTCACCCATCATAACGCCCTAGATGTAGATTTATATTTGCGGATTGCCCCTGAACTCTATCTCAAGCGAGCAATCTGCGGGGGGTTTGAGCGGGTATTTGAGTTGGGCAGGGTTTTTCGCAACGAAGGGATTGACAGTACCCATAACCCTGAATTTACCTCTTTGGAAGTCTACCAGGCCTATGCCGACTACATTGACATTTTAACTTTGGTAGAAGATGTCATCATCCACTGTGCCAAAACTGTTTACCCAGATATAAGTCAGATTCCTTACCAGGGGAAAACGATCGACTTAACTCCCGCTTACGAGTACAACGGTAAGAAACACTGGCGAATTTTAACTATGACTGAAGCAGTGCAAAAATATGTGGGTATAGATTTTACCAATATTGACCTAGCGGCGGCACTGGCAGCGGTCAAAGCTAAAAATATTCATTTATCCCAGTTAGAGGAACAGAGTTTAGGTTATCTACTCTATGCTGTGTTTGACAAGTGTGTAGCACCCCAGTTAGAACAACCAACCTTTGTCATTGATTTCCCTGTGGAAGTCAGTCCTTTAGCAAAACAACATCGCAGTAAAGAGGGGTTTGTGGAACGCTTTGAACTGTTTATTCAGGGCATGGAATACGCCAATGGTTTTTCTGAGTTGAATGACCCCCAGGAACAACGCCGTCGGTTTGAACAACAGTTAGCCCAAAAGTATGCGGGGGATGAGGAAGCCCACCCCATGGATGAAGACTTTATTCAAGCCCTTGCCCTCGGTATGCCCACCTGCGCTGGCATGGGCATTGGCATCGATCGCTTGATCATGCTCCTGACGGACACGGCTAGTATTCGCGATGTGGTCATGTTTCCTACTATGCGTCCTAGGCAATAG
- the sppA gene encoding signal peptide peptidase SppA: MLGWFKNKQIARIEIIGPIDRNMRDRTLESLEKVEKQKFPALVVRIDSPGGTVVDSHEIYEALRRLQSKMKVVASFGNISASGGVYVAMGAQYIMANPGSITGSIGVILRGNNLERLLDKVGVSFKVVKSGPYKDILAFDRPATPEEIAILQQLIDSSFQQFVRVVAEARKMTEEAVRAFADGRVFTGQQGLELGLVDRLGSEEDARLWAAELAGLDPKTAKFYTIKPPKPLLNRFLPGSAEVWQRLRFELETSGMPLWLWRGWGSC; this comes from the coding sequence ATGTTGGGATGGTTCAAAAACAAGCAGATAGCGCGGATTGAAATCATTGGACCGATCGATCGGAACATGCGCGATCGCACCCTAGAGTCCTTAGAGAAGGTAGAGAAACAAAAATTCCCCGCCTTGGTCGTACGCATTGATAGCCCTGGAGGGACGGTAGTTGACTCCCATGAGATATACGAAGCGCTGCGGCGGTTACAGTCCAAGATGAAGGTGGTTGCCAGCTTTGGCAATATTTCTGCCTCCGGGGGAGTTTATGTAGCTATGGGAGCACAGTACATCATGGCCAACCCCGGCTCGATTACGGGCAGCATTGGCGTGATTTTGCGGGGGAACAATCTGGAGCGACTGCTGGATAAGGTGGGAGTTTCTTTCAAAGTCGTGAAATCGGGCCCCTACAAAGATATTTTGGCCTTCGATCGTCCTGCGACACCGGAAGAGATTGCTATTTTGCAGCAGTTAATTGACAGCAGTTTCCAGCAGTTTGTGCGAGTAGTGGCGGAAGCCAGAAAGATGACAGAGGAAGCGGTGCGGGCTTTTGCTGATGGCAGAGTGTTTACAGGACAGCAGGGGTTAGAGTTAGGTTTAGTCGATCGCCTGGGTTCAGAGGAGGATGCCAGATTATGGGCGGCGGAGTTAGCGGGACTAGACCCCAAAACAGCAAAGTTTTATACTATAAAGCCTCCCAAGCCTTTGCTGAATCGTTTCCTACCGGGGAGCGCGGAAGTCTGGCAGCGGTTACGGTTTGAACTGGAAACCAGCGGTATGCCTCTGTGGTTGTGGCGGGGTTGGGGCAGTTGTTGA
- the trpS gene encoding tryptophan--tRNA ligase has translation MGKRVLSGVQPTGNLHIGNYLGAIRNWVESQGEYETFFCVVDLHAITVPHDPQLLTEHTRTTAALYLACGIDPQLSTIFVQSHIPAHSELAWLLNCITPLNWLERMIQFKEKAIKQGENVGVGLLDYPVLMAADILLYDTDRVPVGEDQKQHLELTRDIARRFNDQFGETFKIPEPLIRAEGARVMSLQDGTVKMSKSDPSDMSRINLLDDPDTIAKKIKRCKTDSIREITYDPDRPEAMNLLTLYQVLGDKTKEEVEKDCSQMRGWGDFKAALTEVVVSHLAPIQQKYKAVIQEKDYLEEIIRAGTAKAEEVANSTLTRVKQALGLWLKKSLVS, from the coding sequence ATGGGCAAACGGGTACTATCTGGCGTACAACCAACGGGCAACCTACACATCGGCAACTATTTAGGCGCAATTCGCAACTGGGTAGAGTCCCAGGGAGAGTACGAAACTTTTTTTTGTGTCGTTGACCTCCATGCCATCACAGTACCCCATGACCCCCAATTGCTGACGGAGCACACCCGCACCACGGCTGCCCTCTACCTGGCCTGCGGTATCGACCCCCAACTGTCTACGATCTTCGTCCAATCCCACATCCCTGCCCATAGCGAACTAGCCTGGTTACTCAATTGCATTACCCCCCTCAACTGGCTGGAACGGATGATTCAGTTCAAAGAAAAAGCCATCAAACAGGGGGAAAACGTGGGGGTAGGTCTGTTGGACTATCCTGTGCTCATGGCAGCGGATATTTTGCTCTATGACACCGATCGCGTCCCTGTGGGAGAAGACCAGAAACAACATTTAGAATTGACACGGGACATTGCTCGCCGCTTTAATGACCAGTTTGGCGAAACTTTCAAAATTCCGGAACCGTTGATCCGCGCGGAAGGGGCACGGGTGATGAGTTTGCAAGACGGCACAGTGAAGATGTCCAAATCCGATCCCTCTGACATGAGTCGCATCAACCTGTTGGATGACCCCGACACCATTGCTAAGAAAATTAAGCGCTGCAAGACTGACTCCATCCGTGAGATCACCTATGACCCCGATCGACCGGAAGCGATGAACCTTCTTACACTTTACCAAGTGCTGGGCGACAAAACAAAAGAGGAGGTGGAAAAAGATTGCAGCCAGATGCGGGGCTGGGGGGATTTCAAAGCAGCGTTAACTGAAGTTGTCGTTAGTCATCTTGCCCCCATCCAGCAGAAGTACAAAGCAGTCATCCAGGAAAAAGACTATCTGGAAGAGATTATCCGTGCTGGCACTGCTAAAGCAGAAGAGGTAGCTAACAGCACTCTCACCAGAGTCAAACAAGCCCTTGGTCTTTGGCTGAAAAAATCACTAGTTTCCTAG
- a CDS encoding decarboxylase, giving the protein MSIKLWDKLLEVYGSPLYVYDADRFWQALQQIPQQVKYRPTTFCFAVVTNGNLALLQIVRRAGWHIHANTPGDIYLALKAGFPPCQIVYSGSNLSINDMEQVLAWGVTTFNLDSITQVQQLCEIAKGISHLKLGLRLNEPQITGESRIGIQPQEFPHAIAVANKYNRQIQGLHFYRGTGTNATKAFTAVIDQLLAIGRTLPDWQYLDFGGGFGYPYRHGKVEFDWQEFGEALTQSLAGTGIQLILEPGRNVVAGCGVLLTTVVSVKYQGEKQIVGVDTTIANLTAPSVYGDYREIIALKDSDYKIPTDVCGNTTYSRDYLGKNMPLPPLQIGDRLAILDVGAYGYAMSSHFLHRPKPAEVLIKGTDHVLVRSREDYSVLLSHQQNMEQIYEMY; this is encoded by the coding sequence ATGAGTATTAAACTGTGGGACAAACTCTTAGAAGTTTATGGTTCCCCTTTGTATGTCTATGATGCCGATCGGTTTTGGCAAGCCTTGCAACAGATTCCCCAACAAGTTAAGTACAGACCCACCACTTTTTGTTTTGCCGTTGTGACCAATGGTAATTTAGCTCTTTTACAGATAGTAAGACGAGCAGGTTGGCACATTCACGCCAATACACCAGGGGACATTTATCTAGCCCTAAAAGCTGGTTTTCCGCCCTGCCAAATAGTTTACAGTGGCAGCAATCTGAGCATAAATGATATGGAACAGGTCCTAGCTTGGGGGGTCACTACTTTCAACCTAGATAGCATAACTCAAGTACAACAATTGTGTGAAATTGCTAAAGGTATTAGCCACCTAAAACTAGGGTTGCGATTAAATGAACCCCAAATCACTGGGGAAAGTCGTATTGGTATCCAACCCCAGGAATTTCCGCACGCTATAGCAGTTGCTAATAAATACAACCGCCAAATTCAGGGCTTACATTTTTATCGCGGTACAGGGACAAACGCTACTAAAGCCTTTACAGCAGTTATTGATCAGCTATTAGCAATTGGCAGAACACTTCCTGACTGGCAATACTTGGATTTTGGCGGCGGATTTGGTTACCCCTATCGCCATGGCAAAGTAGAATTTGACTGGCAAGAGTTTGGCGAAGCACTAACACAATCTCTAGCAGGTACTGGTATACAACTAATATTAGAGCCAGGAAGGAACGTAGTAGCTGGCTGTGGGGTTTTACTAACTACAGTTGTGTCAGTTAAGTATCAGGGAGAGAAACAAATTGTGGGGGTAGACACCACGATCGCCAACTTAACAGCTCCTAGTGTCTATGGTGACTATCGGGAAATTATTGCCCTCAAAGATAGTGACTATAAAATACCTACAGATGTATGCGGCAACACCACCTATTCCCGTGATTATTTAGGCAAAAACATGCCTTTACCCCCTTTACAAATTGGTGATAGATTGGCGATCCTAGATGTGGGAGCTTACGGTTATGCTATGTCTTCTCACTTTTTGCATCGTCCTAAACCCGCAGAAGTACTAATCAAAGGTACTGATCATGTTTTAGTGCGATCGCGAGAAGACTACAGCGTATTGTTATCCCACCAACAAAACATGGAGCAAATCTATGAAATGTATTAG
- a CDS encoding aspartate aminotransferase, with amino-acid sequence MQTWLKPADRLASLPTYVFARLEELKLRAREEGLDLIDLGMGNPDGPPPQPIIDRAVQAIQDRQNHGYPPFEGTANFRQSIARWYYRHYGVQLDPDSEILPLIGSKEGLTHLALAFVNPGDLVLVPSPAYPAHFRGPLIAGAQIYEMLLTAPNNWLIDLHSIPAEIADRAKLLYFNYPHNPTAAVAPRSLFVDAVEFAHRHRILLVHDLCYAELSFDGYRPTSLLEIPGAKEVGVEFHTMSKTYNMAGWRVGFVVGNSHVIQQLRSLKTNLDYGIFAAIQAAAETALNLPESYLEEVRKRYQTRRDFLIERLNKLGWQLEKTKATMYLWVPCPSGFSSTDFALHSLKTTGVVVTPGNAFGSGGEGYVRISLIANPDRLGEAIDRWAAAGIGFHG; translated from the coding sequence ATGCAAACTTGGCTAAAACCTGCCGATCGGTTGGCGAGCTTACCTACCTATGTCTTTGCCCGCTTAGAGGAATTGAAACTACGGGCGCGGGAGGAGGGTTTGGATTTAATTGACTTGGGCATGGGCAACCCTGATGGACCACCACCCCAGCCGATTATCGATCGAGCGGTGCAAGCCATCCAAGACAGACAGAATCACGGTTATCCCCCCTTCGAGGGCACGGCAAATTTCCGCCAATCCATTGCCCGTTGGTATTATCGCCACTACGGTGTCCAGCTTGACCCAGACAGTGAGATTTTGCCGCTGATTGGTTCCAAAGAAGGTCTTACCCATTTGGCGTTAGCCTTTGTCAATCCGGGGGATTTGGTATTAGTACCCAGTCCTGCCTATCCTGCCCACTTTCGCGGTCCTCTCATTGCTGGTGCCCAAATTTATGAAATGTTACTCACTGCCCCCAATAATTGGCTCATTGACCTGCACAGTATTCCTGCAGAAATTGCCGATCGGGCTAAATTACTCTACTTCAACTATCCCCACAATCCCACGGCGGCTGTGGCTCCCCGGTCTTTATTTGTTGATGCAGTTGAATTTGCCCATAGGCACAGAATTTTATTAGTCCATGACCTCTGTTATGCCGAGTTGTCCTTTGATGGGTATCGTCCCACTAGCCTGTTAGAAATTCCTGGGGCTAAGGAAGTGGGGGTAGAGTTTCACACTATGTCCAAAACCTACAATATGGCAGGGTGGCGTGTGGGCTTTGTCGTGGGGAATAGCCATGTCATTCAGCAATTAAGGTCCCTAAAAACTAACCTAGACTATGGTATTTTTGCTGCCATTCAAGCCGCGGCGGAGACTGCCCTAAATTTACCAGAATCCTACCTAGAGGAGGTAAGAAAGCGCTATCAAACACGGCGGGACTTTTTAATTGAACGCCTCAACAAATTGGGCTGGCAACTGGAAAAAACTAAAGCCACTATGTATCTATGGGTTCCCTGTCCTAGCGGTTTTTCTTCCACGGATTTTGCCCTGCATAGCTTAAAAACTACTGGCGTAGTAGTGACACCAGGTAATGCTTTTGGCTCCGGCGGCGAAGGTTATGTGCGCATTAGTTTGATTGCTAATCCCGATAGATTAGGAGAGGCGATCGATCGGTGGGCAGCAGCAGGTATTGGGTTTCATGGGTAG
- a CDS encoding asparagine synthetase B family protein: MAITHPGKSWLVGFGQVKPENCLWHDRGKVAIWGSGKEIVFSPNRRFVLVGETTGEVGIDEIIRQWEERGIDSFSSSKSFFALVIWDCQEQVLYLCRDGVGGKTLYYTDDGKTLWIAPRLKTLLPYHKREINVVALRDYLCCAFVPGTQTMWQHVQELSPGTVLCLPKQEIKIFWQPISQVSTNKYQDLNSCATELLELLTQIVQEKLPSQTPVGVFLSGGIDSSAVTALAAKLHREKVICYSIHFGKDLPNELYFSSLVAKHYGLEHRLLEISFQDMWQYLPETMALLDNPIGDPLTVPNLLLAKLAQQSVSVVLNGEGGDPCFGGPKNQPMLLSQVYGGSLVSCYARSFQKCFDDLPHLLRPEIWALVKDAPFFFGPDLNTDIELLQRLFLINIKYKGANHILTKVNNLLSAVGLQGRSPMFDPRIVDFSLSIPVEYKVSGAEEKTVLKQAMVNLLPQAIIHRPKSGMMVPVQLGFQKYWHRQAKDLLLRKNAAIAEYLRPEVIRSWLDYKGDPWRRYGIKLWLLVSLEIWLQQNR, translated from the coding sequence ATGGCTATTACACATCCAGGAAAAAGTTGGTTAGTGGGTTTCGGTCAGGTTAAACCAGAAAATTGTCTATGGCACGATCGGGGGAAGGTGGCTATTTGGGGGTCAGGAAAGGAGATAGTTTTTTCACCCAATCGTCGTTTTGTGCTAGTGGGAGAGACAACAGGGGAAGTAGGCATTGATGAGATTATCAGGCAGTGGGAAGAGAGAGGGATAGACAGTTTTAGTAGCAGTAAATCTTTTTTCGCCTTGGTGATTTGGGATTGTCAGGAACAGGTACTTTACTTATGTCGGGATGGCGTAGGCGGCAAAACTTTATACTACACTGATGACGGCAAAACCCTGTGGATTGCCCCCCGTCTAAAAACACTATTGCCCTATCACAAACGGGAAATTAATGTAGTGGCATTGAGGGATTACTTATGTTGTGCTTTTGTCCCTGGTACCCAAACAATGTGGCAGCATGTACAGGAACTATCCCCTGGCACTGTTTTATGTTTACCTAAGCAGGAAATTAAAATATTCTGGCAACCTATCTCTCAAGTTAGCACCAATAAATACCAAGACTTAAACTCCTGTGCTACAGAGTTACTGGAATTACTAACTCAAATAGTCCAGGAAAAACTACCTAGTCAGACTCCAGTTGGTGTGTTTTTGTCAGGGGGAATAGATTCCAGTGCTGTCACTGCTCTGGCTGCTAAACTGCATAGGGAAAAAGTTATCTGCTATTCTATCCATTTCGGCAAGGATTTACCCAATGAGTTGTATTTTTCCAGTCTAGTGGCTAAACATTATGGGTTAGAACATAGGTTACTAGAAATTAGTTTTCAGGATATGTGGCAGTATTTGCCAGAGACTATGGCATTACTAGACAACCCGATCGGTGATCCTCTCACTGTCCCCAATCTTTTATTGGCAAAACTAGCCCAACAATCTGTCAGTGTGGTATTGAATGGTGAGGGGGGAGACCCCTGTTTTGGTGGACCTAAAAACCAACCTATGCTTCTCAGTCAGGTTTACGGTGGGAGTTTAGTTAGTTGTTATGCCCGATCGTTTCAAAAATGCTTTGACGATTTACCCCATTTATTGCGACCAGAGATTTGGGCACTGGTAAAAGATGCTCCCTTCTTTTTTGGGCCCGACCTCAACACAGATATAGAGCTTTTACAGAGATTATTTTTAATCAATATCAAATACAAAGGGGCTAATCATATCCTGACTAAGGTCAACAATTTACTCAGTGCTGTGGGACTGCAAGGGCGATCACCCATGTTTGACCCACGTATAGTAGATTTTAGTTTGAGTATTCCCGTTGAGTACAAAGTTTCTGGAGCAGAAGAAAAAACTGTCCTCAAACAAGCTATGGTCAATTTGTTACCACAGGCGATAATTCATCGTCCCAAGAGTGGCATGATGGTACCAGTCCAACTAGGCTTCCAAAAATACTGGCACAGACAAGCGAAAGATTTGTTGCTGAGAAAAAATGCCGCTATTGCCGAGTATCTAAGACCAGAAGTTATCCGATCGTGGTTAGACTATAAGGGCGATCCCTGGCGACGCTATGGTATTAAACTATGGCTATTAGTCAGTTTAGAAATCTGGCTACAACAAAATCGCTAA
- the gatA gene encoding Asp-tRNA(Asn)/Glu-tRNA(Gln) amidotransferase subunit GatA, protein MYTVRQIQSWLHKKERSAVEITQEYLDYIQRSEPQLRSFIRLTPEVALEQAQQVDRKISKGETLSPLAGVPIAIKDNLCTQGIATTCASRILANFVPPFESTVTARLQQAGTVMVGKTNLDEFAMGSSTENSAFHITANPWKLECVPGGSSGGSAAAVGGNQAPLAIGSDTGGSIRQPAAFCGVVGLKPTYGLVSRFGLIAFASSLDQVGPFARTVEDCALLLQAIAGHDPKDSTSLNVPIPDYTSLLTPDLTQSLPGKKIGVIKETMGAGLDPEVAEAIGAAIKHLESMGAVVEEVSCPRFQYGIATYYIIAPSEASANLARYDGVKYGLRAEAKNLLEMYGKTRDEGFGAEVKRRIMIGTYVLSAGYYDAYYLKAQKVRTLIKQDFERAFSQVDVLICPTTPSPAFPAGSKTNDPLSMYLSDLMTIPVNLAGLPALSLPCGFSKEGLPIGLQIIANVLREDLLLQVAYAYEQSTPWHKQPFPVLG, encoded by the coding sequence ATGTATACTGTTCGGCAAATTCAATCCTGGCTGCATAAGAAAGAACGATCGGCGGTGGAAATCACCCAAGAGTATTTGGACTATATCCAGCGCTCAGAACCCCAGTTGCGCAGTTTTATCCGCCTTACGCCAGAAGTAGCCCTAGAGCAAGCGCAGCAGGTAGACCGCAAAATCAGCAAAGGTGAAACTCTTTCCCCCCTAGCGGGTGTACCGATCGCCATCAAGGACAATCTGTGTACCCAGGGCATAGCCACTACCTGCGCTTCCCGCATTTTGGCAAATTTCGTCCCTCCTTTTGAGTCCACGGTGACAGCTAGATTACAGCAGGCAGGAACAGTCATGGTGGGCAAGACCAATCTGGATGAATTTGCTATGGGCAGTTCCACGGAAAATTCTGCCTTCCACATTACAGCTAACCCGTGGAAATTAGAATGTGTGCCTGGTGGTTCGTCGGGGGGATCAGCAGCAGCAGTGGGAGGTAACCAAGCTCCCCTTGCCATCGGTTCCGACACGGGGGGGTCAATCCGTCAACCCGCCGCCTTTTGCGGTGTCGTTGGGCTAAAACCTACCTATGGACTAGTATCCCGATTTGGCCTGATTGCCTTTGCTTCCTCTCTCGACCAGGTGGGACCTTTTGCCCGTACCGTAGAAGACTGTGCCCTTTTGTTGCAGGCGATAGCGGGGCATGACCCCAAAGACTCCACTAGTCTAAACGTGCCTATTCCTGATTACACCAGTCTGTTGACTCCTGATTTAACCCAATCTTTGCCAGGGAAAAAAATCGGTGTGATCAAGGAAACGATGGGGGCGGGCCTCGATCCAGAAGTGGCAGAAGCGATCGGGGCAGCCATCAAACACCTAGAGAGTATGGGGGCAGTGGTAGAAGAAGTTTCTTGCCCGCGCTTTCAGTACGGGATTGCCACTTACTACATCATTGCTCCTTCGGAAGCTTCGGCTAACCTGGCGCGCTATGACGGTGTGAAATACGGTCTCAGGGCAGAAGCCAAAAATCTTCTGGAAATGTACGGTAAAACGCGGGATGAGGGCTTTGGGGCAGAGGTGAAACGACGGATCATGATTGGCACCTATGTCCTATCGGCGGGCTACTATGATGCCTACTACCTAAAGGCGCAAAAGGTGCGGACATTGATTAAACAGGACTTTGAGCGGGCGTTTAGTCAAGTGGATGTGCTCATTTGTCCTACAACTCCTTCCCCTGCCTTCCCCGCGGGCAGCAAAACCAACGACCCCCTCAGTATGTACCTCTCAGATTTGATGACTATTCCTGTCAATTTAGCGGGTCTACCTGCCCTCAGTTTGCCCTGTGGCTTCAGCAAAGAAGGGTTACCGATCGGTTTACAAATTATTGCCAACGTCCTGCGAGAGGACCTACTTTTACAGGTGGCTTATGCCTACGAACAGTCCACGCCTTGGCACAAACAGCCCTTCCCTGTGCTAGGTTAA